One Cryptomeria japonica chromosome 9, Sugi_1.0, whole genome shotgun sequence genomic window carries:
- the LOC131858484 gene encoding stearoyl-[acyl-carrier-protein] 9-desaturase, chloroplastic-like has protein sequence MSEICGTVAADEKCHETAYTKMVKKLFEIDPDGTIIDFEDMMHKKITMSAHLMYDGQDDNLFDHFFSYCTTTNYVDIMEFLVKRWNVEKLEGLVDEGKKTWNGEKLECLSAEGRKAQDNVCKLSSRKGKTGPEMWFQLDIQERNGPELGGFR, from the exons ATGAGTGAAATATGTGGAACTGTTGCTGCAGATGAGAAGTGCCACGAGACTGCATATACTAAAATGGTTAAAAAATTGTTTGAGATTGACCCTGATGGTACAATCATTGATTTTGAAGACATGATGCACAAGAAGATTACTATGTCTGCCCATTTGATGTATGATGGGCAGGATGATAACTTGTTTGATCACTTTTTCAGCTATTGCACAACAACGAACTATGTCGATATTATGGAATTCTTGGTGAAGAGATGGAATGTAGAGAAACTAGAAGGCCTTGTAGATGAGGGAAAGAAG ACATGGAATGGGGAGAAACTAGAATGCCTTTCAGCTGAAGGAAGGAAAGCTCAAGATAATGTATGCAAATTGAGCTCAAGGAAGGGTAAAACAGGGCCAGAAATGTGGTTTCAGCTGGATATTCAAGAGAGAAA TGGCCCTGAACTTGGAGGGTTTCGATGA